The sequence GTCCACTGGCCGGACCAGGCGGCGACGCGGACGCCGCCGCCCTCCTCGGCGCGCGCCTGGTGCCAGAAGCGGGCGTCGTCGCCGCCGGTGGTCCCGGAGGGCTTGTCGTACGAGGAGTTGGACTCGATGGCCGCGGCGAGCGAGCCGGTGTTGAGGATCGCGTAACTGGCCCCGACGGGAGCGGAGTCGGGCTTGGTCTCCCCGGTGACCTCGGCGAAGACGTCGGCGGTGCGGGTGGAGTCCGGGTCGAGCGTCGTGAACGCGGTGGCGGCACCGGGCTCGGTGGACCCGACGGAGATCAGGTCGTGCCCGGGGATGTCGATGGTCCCGACCCGGAAGGCGGGCGTGTCGCGGACGGCGGTCACCTTGAAGGTGGTCGCCCGCCCGGAGACGGTGAGCGAGGCGTCGATCTCGACGCCCGGCAGGGAGGCGAAGACGAGGGTGTAGCGGGCTGCGGAGCCGGTGACCTTCGGTGCGCGCTTGAGCTTCACCGGGTGGGCGGTCCCGTTGAGGGTGACGGCGGTGACCGGCCGGGTGGAGCCGAGCAGGCGCTTGCCGCTCGCCCGGTCGGTGTACGACAGGACGCGCGGGAAGTCGTCGGCGACGGCGACGGCGAGCCGGGCGGACCGGATCACGGCGGTTCCGTCCGCCTCCGCCGCTGCGGCCGGGTCGGAGGGTGAGGGAGCGGCGGCCGCGGCGGGGAGGGCTGCCCCCACGAGCGCCAAAACGGCTGCGGAGGCCGCGGCGACCAGGCCGGGGCGAGGGAATCTTGGCGACATGGCCCTTGAGTAGTCCTCGTGTCCGGACACCGTCAACGAACTTCGGGCCCGGGGGCCGACTCCGTCCAACAACCCCGGTGCGTTAGTCCAAGTCGAAGGCGGGCGGTCGGGCTCACGGCCCCGTTCACCTCTTGGCCGGGAGTGGCCCTCTCCGGTCACCGTACGCGCCCGCTCGGTTCCGCCAAGTACCCTTTCGATGCGTCGAGTTGTGAAGACTCCGACATTATGAGAGCGCTCTCAGTCACATGTGTTGACGGCCGTGCCCGGCCTCGCGAGAGTGGTGCGCACCGCAGGCGCCCCCACGGTTCCCGATCCTCCCCGCAGCACCCCCCACCCCCCGCCTGCGCCCCCCACCATCTCGGGAGTTCCCTCGTGATTTCACGCCGAATGTTCCTGACCGGCGCCGCCGCATCGGCCGCGGCGCTGACGTACCCCGCCTGGGGCACCGCACTGAGCCCCCGCGCGTCGGCGGCTCCGGCGACCTGTGAACTGGCCCTGGAGAACACGTCGTTGCCGGGCACCGTGCACGCGTACGTCACCGGCCGCGAGCTGGGGACCGACCGCTGGGCGCTGCTGAAGCCGGACGGCGGCCTGTACCGCCCCGACTCCCCCGGCGCCCCGCAGACCCCGCTGCCCGTCGACTGCGCCATCCCGCTCAAGGGCGCGGGAGCCGGCCCGGTCGTCCTGACCCTGCCGCAGATGTACGGGGCGCGGGTCTACTTCGTCCGTGACGACAAGCTGGACTTCTTCCTCAACCCGGGCCCGTCCCTGGTGGAGCCGGCCTTCGCGACGCCGACGGACCCGAACTACGGGCGGACCTGGGCGTTCGCCGAGTTCACCTTCAACACCGAGCAGCTGTACTCCAACATCAGCTACGTGGACCTGATCACCGCACTGCCGATCGGCATCACGCTGGAGGGGGACGGCACCCACACCGTGGCCCCGCACCCGGAGGGCGCGGTGGAGCGGATCGCGGAGGACCTCACCGCCCAGGCGGCGGCCGACGGACAGCCCTGGGACCAGCTGATCACGCGCGGCGACGACGGCAGGGTGCTGCGGGTCGTCTCGCCGCAGAACATCATGGCCCCCTTCTTCGACCGGCCGGACGAGATGCCGTTCCGGGGCCTGTTCGAGGCGCAGATCGACGAGGTGTGGGAGAAGTACCGCTCCGAGGACCTGCGTATCGACCTCCAGGGCGGCCGGGGCACACGGGCGGGCCGGGTCAGCGGGGACGTCCTGACCTTCGAGGGGGGCCACACCTTCACCAGGCCGGAGACGAAGGACGTCTTCACCTGCAACCACGGGCCGTTCACCAACGACCCGGGCGACTCCGACGACAAGAAGGCGATCCTGGCCCGGCTGGCGGCGGGCTTCAACCGTTCGATCATGCTGAGCCACCCGAGCCAGCCGAACGGCACGACGGCGGCGGACTACTACCGGACCGCGGTCACCAACCACTGGTCCCGGGTGGTCCACGCGAACAGCCCGATCGGCTACGCGTTCCCGTACGACGACGTGCTCCCGGACGGTGAGCCGGACGTCTCGGGCGCGGCGCACGACGGGAACCCGCGCCGCTTCACGGTGAGCGTGGGCTCCTGAGACCCGTCCGCCAGGTCCGCGCGTGCCCCCGCCCGTCCGGCGGGGGCACGCGCACGCCGGCTCCGGAGCCCTTCACCGCCACAGGGAGCCGATAACTCATCAATTGACACGATGCATGGCGTTCTTGACTTCACCGCACCGCCCCGGGACGGTGCCGTATGCGAACGAACCGCCCCTTCGGCCGCCCCTTCGGCGGACCCCTCCGCCGACTCCCCCGCCGGCTGCTCACCGCGGCCGCCGCCGGACTCCTGCTGACCGCCGCACCCCCGGCGCACGCCGACCCCGCCCCGCCACCGTCACCCGCCCCGCAGGCCTCGGGCGCGCAGGGCCTGCGGGCGTTCCAGCAGAGCTACGGCCTGCCCCCGACCGGCCGGGTGGACATCACCACCGCCCAGTTGCTCAGATCCGCCCCGGACAGCGAGCTGCGGAGGTTCTTCGCCGCCCCGTCCGACCTCGGCCCGGAACAGCTCGCCCACGCCAGAACCGTCATCGGCGTCGGCAAGGGGGCGGAGCTCACGGAGGAGGCGCAGGTCATCGCGCTGATGACCGCGATGCAGGAGTCGAAGTTCGTCAATTACACATCGCCGGTCGACCACGACTCGCTCGGCGTCTTCCAGCAGCGCCCCAGCATGGGCTGGGGCACTGCGGCGCAGATCACGCACGTACCGACCGCGTCCGCGTCCTTCTACGGGCTGCCCTCACCCAGCGCCAACCCGGGACTGCTCCAGATCGACGGCTGGGAGTCGATGGAGCCGGGCGAAGCGTGCCAGGCGGTCCAGCGGTCCGCGCATCCGGACCGGTACGCGCAGTGGGAGGACTTCGCCCGGGACCTGCTGGCACAGGAGGGCCCGGACGCCGATCCGGTCCGGTGAGCGCGTCCGCGCGATCCCGCGAGCAGGCCGACGAGGCGGTCCCGGCGCGGACCGGGCCCCGGGCGCGACGAGCGCGCCGCGCACACCCCCGGACAGAGGAAGGTTGAACTTTGAACAAGACGGAGTTACAGTCAATCTCGTTGAAGGTTAAACAACCTCCACGCACACGTCCCCGAGGAGGAGCCATGGCTCTGTTCAACCGCAAGTCGACCGCCACCGCCCGGACCGCCGTCGCCGAGGCCCCCGCGGTGGACCCGGCACTCGCCGCCCTGACCGGCGCGTACACCGTGGACCCGGCACACAGCAGCATCGGCTTCACGGTGCGCCACGCGATGGTCACCAACGTGCGCGGCTCCTTCGGTGAGCACGAGGGCACCCTGGTGCTGGACGGCACGGACCCGTCGAACTCCTCCGCCTCCATCGACGTGAAGATCGCCAGCGTGGACACCGGCATCGCCGACCGCGACGGGCACCTGGTCAGCGGCGACTTCTTCGACGCCGAGACGTTCCCGCTCATGACGTTCCGCTCGACGCAGGCCGAGCAGCTGGGCGGCGAGGCGTACCGGATCACCGGGGACCTCACCATCAAGGACGTCACGCGCCCCCTCTCCATCGACCTGGAGTTCAACGGCTCCGCCACCGACGTCTACGGCAACGAGCGCGTCGGCTTCGAGGGCAGCGCCGACATCCTGCGCTCCGACTGGGGCCTGACCTGGAACGCGGCACTGGAGACCGGCGGCGTGATGGTCAGCGACAAGGTGAAGCTGACCTTCGACATCTCCGCGATCAAGGCCACCCCGGCAGCCTGACCCCCTCCGTACGCACACGCGCAGCGCCCCGTCCCGGAAGATCCGGGAGCGGGGCGCCGCGCGTGTGCGTACGGACGCCGGCCGACTACTTCGCGACGTTCTCCGCGAACAGCGGGACGACCTTCTCCAGCGCGTACGAGACGGACAGGATCGAGTCCGTGGCGAACGCCTGCGAGATGCCCTGGTCGTCGAAGACGATGGCGTTGCCCGCCTTCACCGACGGGACGGCCTGATACAGCGGGTCGTCGCTGATGTCCGTGGCCGGGATGCCGATCGGGGTCATGACCGTCAGATCGGCGTCGAGCAGGTCCAGGTTCTCCTTGGACACGGACACGGAGAAGCCCTCGCCGGCCTGGGCCTCCGCCTTCGGGTTGTTCGTGAAGCCGAGACGCTCGACGAAGTCGATGCGCCCGGTGCCACCGACGTAGACACCGAAGCCCTCGGAGGTGCGCGAGCCGACCGTGATGGTCTTGTCCTTGAACTCCGGGTGGGCCTTCGCGGCGGCCTCGAACTTCTTCTCCGTCTCCGCGATCAGCTCCTCGCCCTTCTCCGGTACGCCCATGGCGGCCGCGATCATCGTGGTCTGCTGCTCCCACGAGATCTTGTACTGGTCGCCGCCCTTCGGCACGCCCACGGTCGGGGCGATCTTCTTCAGGGTGTCGTAGCGGGTCCGGTCGCCGCTGGACTTGGTGTCCAGGATCAGGTCGGGCTGGAGGGAGGCGATCTTCTCGAACTCCGGCTCCAGTGTGCCGATGAGTTCGGGCTTCTTGTCGTACATGCCCTTGGCCCACGGGCCGACGCCCTCGCCGCCGAACGGCAGCCAGTCGCTGGCCCCGACCGGCTGGCCGCCGAGCGCCAGCACGGTCTCGGCGTCACCCCAGCCGAGCGCGACGATGCGCTGGGGCCGCTGGTCGACGGTGACCTCACCGAACTTGGTCGCCACCTGAGCGGGGAACGCCCCTTCGGACGCGCCTCCGGAGGCGGAGGAGGACGCGGAGCTGTCGGAGTCGTCCGACGAGCCGCAGGCCGAGAGGCCGACGAGAAGGGCGGCGACGGCACCGGCCAGGAGGACGGGGGCGCGGCGGGCGCGGAAAGCGGAAGCGTTCATGTCTATTAGGTTAGCCTCACCTAACGACAACGCTGCCATCGGGGCGACCCCGGCGGCCGGGACAGCAGGACGCCCGGGTGTCCGCTCCCGTGCGCCCAGGGCCTGCTTCCCCGTACGTACGAGGCTCAGTCAGCCGGATCCTTCACGTGATGGCGGCCCAGCGGCACGACCATCGGGGTGGCCGACGCCGGGTCCTCGATCACCGAGCAGCGCATCCCGAAGACCTCGCCGACCAGCTCCGCCGTCACGATGTCGACCGGCCGGCCCTCGGCGACGATCCGCCCCGCCCTCATCGCGATCATGTGGTCGGCGTACCGGCAGGCCAGGTTCAGGTCGTGCAGCACCGCCACCATGGTGACGCCGCGCTCACGGTTGAGGTCGGTGAGCAGGTCGAGGACGTCGAGCTGGTGGCTGGCGTCGAGGAAGGTCGTCGGTTCGTCGAGCAGCAGGATGTCGGTGCGCTGGGCGAGCGCCATCGCGATCCACACCCGCTGGCGCTGGCCGCCGGACAGCTCGTCCACCGACCGGTCGGCGAGTTCGAGGACGTCGGTCGACAGCAGCGCCTGCGCGACCGCCCGGTCGTCCTCCGCGCTCCAGCGGCGGAACCAGCCCTGGTGCGGGTAGCGGCCGCGCCCGACCAGGTCGGAGACGGTGATGCCCTCCGGGGCGGTGGGGCCCTGCGGCAGGATGCCGAGCACGGAGGCGACCTCCTTGGTCGGCATCTCCTGGATGGACCGGCCGTCCAGGAGCACCGCCCCGGCGGAGGGGACCAGCAGCCGGGCCATCGCCCGCAGCAGGGTCGACTTCCCGCAGGCGTTGGGGCCGACGATGACCGTGATCTTCCCGGGCGGCACGGCCACGCTCAGACCGGGGACGATCTCGCGTTCGCCGTAGCCGAGCCGGACGTCCCGGGCTTCCAGAGTGTGTTCGGCCACGACAGGGCGCCCTTCTTCGTCGTCTTCTCGATACGTCGCCACGTCCCGCGGCTTCTCGTCCCGAGGCTTCTCGTCTTGGAACTTCTCCACGTCAGCCCCCGCTGCCGACGCGGTTGGCGCGGGCCAGGAGCAGGAGCAGGTACGGGGCCCCGATGATGCTGGTGACCACGCCCACGGGCAGCTGCACCGGGAACAGGTGCTGCGCCGCGAAGTCCGCGACCAGGACGATCAGCGCCCCGGCCAGGGCGGCCTGCGGCAGCGCCGCACCCCGGCCCGGGACCAGCCGACGGGCGATCGGTGCGGCGACGAACGCCACGAACCCGACGGGCCCGGCGGCGGCCGTGGCGACCCCGGCGAGCGCGGTCGCGCAGGCCAGCAGCGCGAGCCGGCCGCTCTCGACCTTCGCGCCGAGCCCGGCGGCGGCGTCGTCCCCGAGCTGGAGGGGGCGCAGCGCGTGGGCGGCGAGAACGGTCAGCGGTACGAGCGGGCCGAGGGCGACGAGGAGCGGCCACACCTGGTTCCAGGAGCGGCCGTTGAGGCTGCCCGCGAGCCAGCGGAAGGCTTCCTGCGCGTCGGTGACCTCGGAGCGGGCCATCGCGTACCAGACGATGCTGGAGAGCCCCATGCCGACGCCGATACCGACGAGGACGAGGCGCTGTCCGGCGATGCCCTGACGCCAGGCGAGCAGATAGATGGCGGCTCCGGCGACCAGGGATCCGGTGAGGGCGCTCGCGGAGAGGGCGAGTCCGCTGACCTGGAAGAGCAGGGCGGCGGTGACGGCGACCGCGCCGGCGCCGGCGCTGATGCCGATGAGGTCGGGGCTGGCGAGGGGGTTGCGCAGCACGGTCTGGAAGACGCCTCCGGAGAGTCCGAACGCGACGCCGACGAGGATCGCGAGGAGGGCGCGGGGCAGCCGCAGTTCCAGCACGACGAACCGCGATCCGCCGTCTCCGCCGCCGAACAGGGTGGCGACGACCTTCCCGATGGGTATCGCCATGTCGCCGAAGCCGAGCGAGAGCCCGAACGCGACGAGGGTGGCGGCCAGCAGTCCGGCCCCGACGAGGACGGAGCGGCGCAGGCCCCGGCCGCGTACGGCGGAGATCCGGCGAACGGCGTCGGCGAGGCGCGCGTCGTCCCCGCCCGGGGCGTTCTCGGCGACGGCGGGTGCCCGGCTCACAGTTCCACCAGCTTCCTGCGCCGGACCAGCCAGATGAAGGGGATGCAGCCGATCGCGGCTGTGATGACGCCGACCTGCACCTCGCCGGGGCGGGCGATCACCCGGCCGACGATGTCGGCGACGAGGAGCATGACCGGGGCGAGCACCATGCTGTACGGGAGCACCCAGCGGTAGTCGGGTCCGGTGATGAGGCGGGCGGCGTGCGGTACGGCGAGCCCGACGAAGCCGATGGGCCCGGCGACGACGGTGGCCGCGCCGCAGAGGATCACCACGGCGAGGGCGGACACCATGCGGATCGCCCCGACGCGCTGGCCGAGGCCGCGGGCGAGGTCGTCGCCGAGGGAGAGGGCGTTGAGCTGCGGGCCGAGGGCCAGGGCGAGGACGGTGCCGAGGAGGATGAACGGCGAGACCTGCCACAGCACCTCGGAGCTGCGGGCGGTCAGCGCACCGAGCTGCCAGAACCGGAACTGGTCGTAGCTGCCGCGGTCCTGGAGCAGGATCGCGCTGGTGACCGAGGTGAGGACGGCAGCGGTCGCGGCCCCGGCGAGCGCCAGCTTCACCGGCGTCGCGCCTTCCCGCCCGAGCGAGCCGACCCCGTACACGAGGAGGGCGGCGAGCAGCGCCCCGAGGAAGCCGAACCAGATGAACTGAGGGGCGGCGGTGAACCCGAGCAGGGTGATCGAGCAGACGACAGCCACGGACGCGCCGGCGTTGATGCCGAGGAGCTGGGGGTCGGCGAGGGGGTTGCGGGCGACGCCCTGCATCACCGCGCCCGCCAGGCCGAGTGCCGAACCGGCCAGCAGCCCGGCGACGGTGCGCGGGATGCGGACCTCCTGGACGATGAGCTGGCCCTTGACGGCCGTGTCCGGGTCGAGGACGCCGTCGACGACATCGCGGAAGGGCACATCGCCCGAGCCGATGGCGAGGCTGGCGACGGCGGTGAGGAACAGCACGGCGAGGGCGGCGAGCAGCCCGAGGGCGAGCACGGGCCGGCTGCGCTTGCGCCGCGCTTCCTTGCCGCCGCCGGGCCGTTTCTCCGTCTCCTGGAGGACCGAGCCGCTCACGACCCGGACGCCGGGGCAGCCGGAATGCGGTGGTGCACTGTTCCTCGTTCCTCACGCTGGTACGTCGGCGCCGGGGACACCCCTGGGTACGGGAGCCCCCTGGGTAAGGGAGCCCCTCGTCACCGGCCCGCCCGAGCACTGAGGGGGGCCGGTCCACCCGCCCGGACAGGGAACATGGCCGGCCCATCCCCGGACGGGACACCCGAGGGGGCCCAAAGTAAGGTCACCCTAACAGCGCCTGCCGGCACGGCGCGCTGCCGCATCCCACGAGCCCCGGAGCACCGCCTTGCCGTACGCCGCCGCCCCCGTCACCCCCGCCACCGATCTGCCGGCCGGGGCCGTGCCCCTGGGCTCGGCGGACGAACTGCGCGAGCTTCTGGGCACCCCGCACCCGATCGTCATCGACAAGGTCCACGACCGGCTCACCGACGACGACCTGGACCTGCTGGCCCGCTCACCGTTCTGCACCCTGGCCACATCGGACGCGGACGGCAACTGCGACGCGACCCCGCGCGGCGACACCCCCGGCTTCACCCATGTCCTGGACCGGGGCACGATCGCGCTGCCCGACCGCCCGGGCAACCGCCGCGCGGACAGCTTCCACAACATCCTGTCGAACCCGCGCGTGGGCCTGCTCTACCTGATACCGGGCGCGATGGACGTCCTGCGCGTCAACGGCCGCGCCCGCATCCTCACGGACGCCCCGTTCTTCGACGCTCTGACCCTGAAGGGCCAGCGCCCGAAGCTCGCCCTGGTCGTCGAGATCGACGAGATCTTCCGCCACTGCCCGGCGTCGCTGAAGCGGTCGGGGGTGTGGGCGCCTCAGACGTGGGAGGGTGCGGGGGCGGAAGCCACGGGGTGACCGGTCGGCGGTCCGCTGTCACTGGCGTGTGAAGCGCTCCCTGGTGGCACAGACGTTGTCGAGATCGGCGACACAGAGGGAGCGCCCCTCGTCGATGACGCTGAGGTCGACTTGGCACTCGCCCTCGGTGCCTCCTGGAAGCCTCACCGAAATAAGGCTCCCTTCGGAGGCTTCCGGTGAGGTTTCCATGGATTCACCCCGGTCGTCCAAGACGACGTAGAACGACCAACGCCCCGCACCTCCGCCGCCGCAACTCTCGTCGTCGGAGTCGGAGAAGCCGCTGGTCCTGACTTCACGGTCGGCGAGAAAACGGATCGAATCACCTTCCGAGGTTTTCCACGAACCCACCAGCTCACTTCGGTCGATCGGATGCAGGGTCTCCGATCCGCAGCCGGCACAGAAAAGCAGCACCGACGACATGAGCGACATCGAGGATATAGCGAATCTTTTGCGCACGGATTCCACCTTTATCTTGCCCTCCCGGCAGCGCGCGGCCTCACACGGCAGCGAGACCACTCACGATCCCCTTCCGGCAGCGCCCAGCGCCCCTGAAGCGGTCGGGAGTGCGGGCGCCTCAGACCTGGGCCGGGCAGAAGACCGCATCAGCGGAGAGTGAGGACAACTACGGCGGCCAGGCCGATGATAACGAGCCAGATGACGGAACGGAGCGGTACGCCCCACCCGGCGATACGCGTCGGACGGGCTCCGTTCCCCTCGGGGGCCCGATGCAGGGAGAACGGCTCTGACCAGAGATAGGCCAAGAATCCCGAGCCGAGCAGAAGCGACGCCGACAGCCAGTGCCCCGGGCTGGGCGCACGCGTTCTCTCGCGTCCGACCATGGCGACCACACAGACCGCGAGAACCGCCAGGGTCGCCCACTTGAGCCATGCCACCGCGATGAACCGCCAGTACAGAACCGGCACGACAAGCGAGACTCCGCCCAGCCTCGCCAGCGGGTCCCGCATATCGAAATTCACCTCCCCGGCGTAGGCGCCGAGGCGCTGCCGGAGCACTTCCACGTACGCGTCGGAGCTGCTCCGCGCCTCGGGAAGAGAGGAAAAGCGGTGAAGGTACGCCTTCTCCCCCAAGTAGCCGGTCGTCCACCGAACCTGAACCTCGCTCGGGGACAGGTAGATGACATGAACCGACGAGACGCGTTTCTCCCGGACGTCATGCTGGAGCTCTGCTGGACCGGAATCTGCGGGAAAGACGTTGGACGCCCCGCTCAGCACCCCCGCCAGCACGAGCAGCATCGCGGACAGGCGCAGGACACGGCTCCACACCGAGCCCAGCACGGGCAGGCGAACGGACCGTGGGCCGTGGAGCCCCTGCCCTGCACTCCCTGCCACTGACCCACCGTCACAGTCCAGTAGTAACTCTGATGCAGCGTGCCCATGCCCTTGCCTTGCCCGATGTCCGGAAACACATGGGTCAGGAACTCGACGCCGGTCTCACGATAGGCAGCGAAGGCAACCGTGAAAGTTTTTTCCTTTTTGTTATTGCTGGAAGATATTTTGCGCCGAATCCCCTGAAGCAGTTCAAGGCTGTGCTTGTTCCCCGCCAACTGCTGAGTGAGCAGGCTCCCCGCACCGAAAGTCCGGTTTCCGCCCTTCCCGTTGAGCCATTCGTTGAGCAGGTCATTCCAGGTAGCGGTGAACTGCTGTTGATCGGGAACGACGAGTCGGGCTCGCCGCTGTTGTCCCCCGGTCGGCACCTGCCGTTCCCCGGGTCCAGGCAGGTGCCGGTCGGGTCGGAGTTCCTGGCCGGCGTAGCTGTAGCCGTTGAGCGTCTGGTGCTTGTCGATTTCGAGCAGCGGGTCGACGCTGATGAACTGACCAGTTCCTGGATCGTACTCGCGGGCGCCGATGTGGGTCAGGCCCGTTGCCGAGTCCGCCGGCTTACCCAGGAACACCTTGTCGTCCGGCCAGGAAGCCGGCTTGGTGCCGCGCGGAGCACCGAACGGTGTGCTGTAGCGCTTGGTGACGGCCTGGGTGGTGGCGTCGGTGGCGATGCTGCTGGTGCCGTGGTGGTCGGCGGCCAGGAAGCTGAGCTTGGTGCCGGCCGTGCCCGAGGTGGCCGTGCGGACGGCGAGCGTCTGACCGGCGGCGCTGTAGTAGCGGGTGCCGGTGACCTTCTTCGTTGTGCCCTTGACGGTGAGACGCACTTCGGCCGCTCCCCCGCCGACCGCGCCGCTCCGCAGCAGGTTTCCGGAGGGACGTTCACGCTCCGGCGGGAACGCCCCTCCGCCCGCTCGGACGTCAGGCGGCCTGCGGCGCGCGCCGCATCACCCACAGCGTCGGGCCGCCGCCCGGCAGCGCCGCCTCGCCCAGCACCGTGAAGCCGAAGTGCTCGTAGAACGGCAGGTTGTCCGGCTTGGAGGACTCCAGGTAGACCGGCAGGCCCGCCGCGTCCGCCTTGGCCAGTCCGGAACGCAGCAGCGCCGCTCCATGGCCCTGGCCCCGGGCGGCCGGGTCCGCGCCGACGACCGCGAGATACCAGTGCGGCTCCTTGGGGCCCTGCTCGGCGGCCGCCGCGACCGCGTCCCGGAAGAGCGGCGCCCGGTCACCGAGGATGTCCTCCAGCTCCGCGACCGTCTCGGCGTCGGGCACGGTCTTCTCCTGCCCCTCCGGCGTGACCCAGAACGCGGCCGCCGACGCGGTGCGCTCGCACACTCCGTGGCGGCCGTACTGGCGGGTGAAGATCGTCGTGAAGTAGCGGACCAGGTCCGGCTCGCGCGCGGCCCCGCCGGGGAGGAACCACTCCATCATCGGGTCGTCGGCGAAGGCGCGGGCCAGGGTGAGGCTGATCTCCGGGGCGTCGTCGAGCGTGGCCGGCCGCGGAGTGTTCGTTATCGACATACGGGTCATTCTGCACGTTGATGATCTTGAGCGGGGAGGCGGCCTCAGCCTGAACGCCGATGCCTGGATACCAGTGTCCGGATATCGGTGTCCGGAAATCGGTGCACCGTCCCTCTCCGGCTCCGGCCCGCGCATGCCGCGGGGATAGCCTCGCGCGATGGACCGACGACTGGCCGCGTACGCGGTGTGCATCAAGGACCGCCGTGTACTGCTCGCCCTGGCCGTGAGCCCGGACGGCGACCGCACCTGAACCCTCCCGGGCGGCGGGGTCGAGCATGCGGAGGACCCGTTCGACGCCGTGATCAGGGAGGTCGCCGAGGAGACCGGGCTGCGGGCCGTGGTCGAGCGCCTGCTCGGCGTGGACTCACGGGTGGTCCCGGCGGGCGAGCGCCGACGGCCCGGCTCGCCCGCGTTGCAGAACGTCGGTGTCTCCTACGGTGTCCGCGTCACCGGCGGCACACTCCGGCCCGAACCGAACGGCGACACCGCGGAGGCCGTGTGGACCCCGCTGTCCGAGGTCTCGCGCCTGCGCCGGTCGTCCCTGGTGGACATCGGGAT is a genomic window of Streptomyces sp. YPW6 containing:
- a CDS encoding glycoside hydrolase family 64 protein, producing the protein MFLTGAAASAAALTYPAWGTALSPRASAAPATCELALENTSLPGTVHAYVTGRELGTDRWALLKPDGGLYRPDSPGAPQTPLPVDCAIPLKGAGAGPVVLTLPQMYGARVYFVRDDKLDFFLNPGPSLVEPAFATPTDPNYGRTWAFAEFTFNTEQLYSNISYVDLITALPIGITLEGDGTHTVAPHPEGAVERIAEDLTAQAAADGQPWDQLITRGDDGRVLRVVSPQNIMAPFFDRPDEMPFRGLFEAQIDEVWEKYRSEDLRIDLQGGRGTRAGRVSGDVLTFEGGHTFTRPETKDVFTCNHGPFTNDPGDSDDKKAILARLAAGFNRSIMLSHPSQPNGTTAADYYRTAVTNHWSRVVHANSPIGYAFPYDDVLPDGEPDVSGAAHDGNPRRFTVSVGS
- a CDS encoding peptidoglycan-binding domain-containing protein; the protein is MRTNRPFGRPFGGPLRRLPRRLLTAAAAGLLLTAAPPAHADPAPPPSPAPQASGAQGLRAFQQSYGLPPTGRVDITTAQLLRSAPDSELRRFFAAPSDLGPEQLAHARTVIGVGKGAELTEEAQVIALMTAMQESKFVNYTSPVDHDSLGVFQQRPSMGWGTAAQITHVPTASASFYGLPSPSANPGLLQIDGWESMEPGEACQAVQRSAHPDRYAQWEDFARDLLAQEGPDADPVR
- a CDS encoding YceI family protein; the protein is MALFNRKSTATARTAVAEAPAVDPALAALTGAYTVDPAHSSIGFTVRHAMVTNVRGSFGEHEGTLVLDGTDPSNSSASIDVKIASVDTGIADRDGHLVSGDFFDAETFPLMTFRSTQAEQLGGEAYRITGDLTIKDVTRPLSIDLEFNGSATDVYGNERVGFEGSADILRSDWGLTWNAALETGGVMVSDKVKLTFDISAIKATPAA
- a CDS encoding iron-siderophore ABC transporter substrate-binding protein; this encodes MNASAFRARRAPVLLAGAVAALLVGLSACGSSDDSDSSASSSASGGASEGAFPAQVATKFGEVTVDQRPQRIVALGWGDAETVLALGGQPVGASDWLPFGGEGVGPWAKGMYDKKPELIGTLEPEFEKIASLQPDLILDTKSSGDRTRYDTLKKIAPTVGVPKGGDQYKISWEQQTTMIAAAMGVPEKGEELIAETEKKFEAAAKAHPEFKDKTITVGSRTSEGFGVYVGGTGRIDFVERLGFTNNPKAEAQAGEGFSVSVSKENLDLLDADLTVMTPIGIPATDISDDPLYQAVPSVKAGNAIVFDDQGISQAFATDSILSVSYALEKVVPLFAENVAK
- a CDS encoding ABC transporter ATP-binding protein, which encodes MAEHTLEARDVRLGYGEREIVPGLSVAVPPGKITVIVGPNACGKSTLLRAMARLLVPSAGAVLLDGRSIQEMPTKEVASVLGILPQGPTAPEGITVSDLVGRGRYPHQGWFRRWSAEDDRAVAQALLSTDVLELADRSVDELSGGQRQRVWIAMALAQRTDILLLDEPTTFLDASHQLDVLDLLTDLNRERGVTMVAVLHDLNLACRYADHMIAMRAGRIVAEGRPVDIVTAELVGEVFGMRCSVIEDPASATPMVVPLGRHHVKDPAD
- a CDS encoding iron chelate uptake ABC transporter family permease subunit; amino-acid sequence: MSRAPAVAENAPGGDDARLADAVRRISAVRGRGLRRSVLVGAGLLAATLVAFGLSLGFGDMAIPIGKVVATLFGGGDGGSRFVVLELRLPRALLAILVGVAFGLSGGVFQTVLRNPLASPDLIGISAGAGAVAVTAALLFQVSGLALSASALTGSLVAGAAIYLLAWRQGIAGQRLVLVGIGVGMGLSSIVWYAMARSEVTDAQEAFRWLAGSLNGRSWNQVWPLLVALGPLVPLTVLAAHALRPLQLGDDAAAGLGAKVESGRLALLACATALAGVATAAAGPVGFVAFVAAPIARRLVPGRGAALPQAALAGALIVLVADFAAQHLFPVQLPVGVVTSIIGAPYLLLLLARANRVGSGG
- a CDS encoding iron ABC transporter permease produces the protein MSGSVLQETEKRPGGGKEARRKRSRPVLALGLLAALAVLFLTAVASLAIGSGDVPFRDVVDGVLDPDTAVKGQLIVQEVRIPRTVAGLLAGSALGLAGAVMQGVARNPLADPQLLGINAGASVAVVCSITLLGFTAAPQFIWFGFLGALLAALLVYGVGSLGREGATPVKLALAGAATAAVLTSVTSAILLQDRGSYDQFRFWQLGALTARSSEVLWQVSPFILLGTVLALALGPQLNALSLGDDLARGLGQRVGAIRMVSALAVVILCGAATVVAGPIGFVGLAVPHAARLITGPDYRWVLPYSMVLAPVMLLVADIVGRVIARPGEVQVGVITAAIGCIPFIWLVRRRKLVEL
- a CDS encoding MSMEG_1061 family FMN-dependent PPOX-type flavoprotein; translated protein: MPYAAAPVTPATDLPAGAVPLGSADELRELLGTPHPIVIDKVHDRLTDDDLDLLARSPFCTLATSDADGNCDATPRGDTPGFTHVLDRGTIALPDRPGNRRADSFHNILSNPRVGLLYLIPGAMDVLRVNGRARILTDAPFFDALTLKGQRPKLALVVEIDEIFRHCPASLKRSGVWAPQTWEGAGAEATG
- a CDS encoding GNAT family N-acetyltransferase, with the translated sequence MTRMSITNTPRPATLDDAPEISLTLARAFADDPMMEWFLPGGAAREPDLVRYFTTIFTRQYGRHGVCERTASAAAFWVTPEGQEKTVPDAETVAELEDILGDRAPLFRDAVAAAAEQGPKEPHWYLAVVGADPAARGQGHGAALLRSGLAKADAAGLPVYLESSKPDNLPFYEHFGFTVLGEAALPGGGPTLWVMRRAPQAA